CGGCAGCGATTTCGTGACCACGCGCGGCAAATAGTTGCTCGAGCGCAGCGGCATCGTTGTAAGGCAGAACCACAGTGTCTTGCGCCTGGCCAGGGGTAACGCCGGGTGAGTTTGGCAGACCGAGGGTGAGCACACCAGAGCCGGCCTGAACCAAAAGTGCGTCACTGTGGCCGTGATAGCAGCCGGCAAACTTGACGATGACGTTGCGGTTGGTGGCGGCACGTGCCAAACGCACAGCGGTCATAACGGCCTCGGTGCCTGAAGAAACAAACCGCACGCGTTCGGCAATTACAACGCGCTTGGTGATTTCTTCGGCAAGCAAAACCTCGTTTGGGCTCGGTGCTCCGAAAGAAGCCGATAGGGCCGCCGCTTCAGTAACCTTGGCCACAACGTGATCGTGGGCGTGGCCAACAATCATTGGGCCCCATGAGCCAACTAGGTCAACGTACTCGTTGCCGTCGACATCCCAAATGCGCGAACCTTTGCCGCGAACAAAATAGCGCGGATTGCCGCCAACGCCAGAGAATGCTCGAACCGGTGAGCTAACTCCACCGGGAATTACATTTTGCGCGCGGTTGTGCCAAGCAATTGAGGCATCGATGTTTTGGTTCATTAGAGGGTCTTTCGTGCGTAGAACATCTCGGCAAGTTCAAGTGCCCAGTAGGTGCAAATCACATTTGCGCCAGCCCGGCGCACCGATGCAACCGCCTCGAGGATGGCCCGCTCACGGTCAATCAAACCTTGCTCGGCTGCCAGCTCAATCATTGCCATCTCGCCCGAGACCAAGTAGGCGGCAACCGGAACATCAACGCTCTGGGCAGTCTCGCGAATGACATCTAGGTAGGCCAAAGCTGGCTTCACCATCACGATGTCGGCACCCTGCTCAACGTCTAGGCGTACCTCACGCATTGACTCGATGAAGTTGCGTGGGTCTTGCTGGTAGGTTCGGCGGTCGCCATCAAGTTCAGACTCAACGGCATCGCGAAATGGACCATAAAAGGCACTGGCGTATTTAGCCGAGTAGGCCAGTATCGAGACATCGGTGTAGCCAGCTTCGTCAAGTTGTTGCCGCACGTAACCAACCTGGCCATCCATCATGCCGCTGGCGCCCAGCATGTGAGCGCCGGCCTTGGCCAACTCAACTGCCATGCGTCCATAAGCCACGAGCGTTGCATCGTTGTCAACGTTTCCGTGATCATCGAGCACACCGCAGTGCCCGTGACTGGTGAACTCATCAAGGCAAAGATCGGCCACTACAACTAACTTGTCGCCAGCGTGTTTGCGCACGGCAGCAACCGCGCGGTTCAAGATTCCATTTGGCTCGCAGGCCGCCGAACCCAGTTCATCGCGCTCAGCCGGAATACCAAAAATCATGATTCCACCGATGCCGGCAGCAATCGCGCGGTCAACTTTGGCTAGCAGTGAGGCTTCGGTGTTTTGAAAAACTCCCGGCAGGCCTTTGATCGGCTTTGGCTCGGTCAGGCCCTCTTTGATAAAAGTTGGGTAAATCAGTTGGCTCGGCACAACAGTGGTCTCGGCAACGAGGTTGCGCATTGCCTGAGTGGTTCGCAGTCGGCGTGGGCGTTCAATCAAACTCATGCTGTTCTCCTGTTGCTGGCGGCTTCTACCAGTGCAGCCGGGGTGGTCCCGTTGGTCAGAGCAATGTTGCTAAATCCAAGTTTCTTTGCCTGTTCCAGTGTGGCATTGCCGGTCACCAAAACCAGAGTGGCCAAGTCTTTAGGGGTAACAAAACTGGCCACCGCACGGGCCGCACTTGGTGAGCGCAACACCAAAACATCGATGTCACCTTGCGCTAGCGCCTTTGCAGTTCGAGGCTCAGAAGTCACTGTCTCGGTGGTGTAGACCACATCGGTGACGAGGTCAACGCCCGCAAAAGTTACTGCGTCTTGCAGTGACTTCATGGCAATGCTTGATGCAGGCAGAATTACGCGCTTTGGATTGTGTACCAAGATTGACTGGCTCAGTGAGACCGCATTGGCCGCATCGGCAAGCAACACATCACCGACGCCCAGGGCCTTAACCTCGGCAGCGCTGCGTTCGCCGATTGCTGCAAATCTCAGGTTTGGGTTGGCAATCGCAGCCTGCAGCGCAACCATGCCAACCTGCTCGGCAAAGTAGCGCACTGCGTTTATCGAGGTAATTACCAACCAGGTGTCTGGCTCGGCATTGACCAGGGCGTCTAGCATTCGGCCCGCGCCGACCGGGTTTTCAAAGTTAGAAATCTGCAGGTAGGCGTCACTAATCACGTTGAAACCGGCCGCCTCAAAGGCATCTGAGTCTGGTTTGTTGTCACTTGAACGCACCAGCAACACCGATTTCTCGCGCGGGGTGCCAAGCTTCAGGCCAAGATCGGTCTGCATCAATTGATCAGCAACCTTTAGGCCCAGTGAGCGGGTCTTAGCCAAGGTTGCTTCTGCAGCATCGATAGAGATCGAGATCCGCTCATGCCAATCAGAGTCATTGTCAGAGAGCTCAGCCGTAAGTTGAATCAGCCCGCCCTCGATTACCGCGTGGGCTCCGATAGCGGTCGTGCAAGAGGCCGAGATGCCTCGCAATACGGCTCGCTCGGCTGAGACCAGAAGCTCAGTTTGAGCGTGATTGATTTTGTGCAGTTCGGCCAATAGCTCGTGGTCGTCCGAACGGCACTCAATGGCTAGTGCGCCCTGGGCTGGCGCTGGTAGCAGTTCATCGTCGGTAAAAAAGTTGCTGTCCCCCTGTCGCAGACCAACCCGATTGAGCCCTGCTGCGGCAAGAATTGTCGCGTCGAATTCGCCGTCATCAATCTTCTTTAGGCGGGTATCGATGTTGCCGCGGATGGGCTTGACCTCAAGGTCTGGGCGCAGGTGCTTTACGCGCGCGGCTCGTCGCGGAGATGATGTGCCGACCACTGAACCTGCCGGTAGATCAGCCAAGGTCAGCCCATCGCGGCTAATCAAAATGTCACGGTAGTCCTCGCGCTGCGGAATGGCTGCCAACGTGATGCCAGCCAAGGGTGCAGAGGGTAGATCTTTGAACGAGTGCACGATGTAATCGACTTCACCGGCAAGCAGCGCGTCTCTAAGGGAAGAAACAAAAACACCTGGGCGCTTTGGGGCAAACAGATTGCTGGCTGGGTTGTCACCCTCGGTCTTAATAAACACGAGTTGGCTTTCGAGGCCGGTAGCTGCAAGAACCTGGTCGGCAATCATGCCCGACTGGGTTTTGGCTAGCAAGCTGGCACGGGTGCCAAGCTTCAAGACCCTACTTGGCATCGGCCACGCGGTTGATTTCGATGCCGAAGACCATGCGAAGGGCATCGATGAACTGCTTTTCGTTGCCTTCTTTTGCCGAAGTCTTAGCGGCCAAAGTTGGTACGTGCATAAAGGTTGAAGTCACTCTCTTTAAACTGCGATGAACCTCTTCAGCCATTTCGTCGCCCGATTTATTTCTAACTCGTTCGACTTCTTCTTCAATCAGTTGGGCAATGTGCTTGCGCATTGCCACCACCATTGGGTCTGCGGCACGGGCAATTGCTTCATTCTCAAAATCGCTTACCTGGTGGCGCACAATTTCTTGGGCTCGCAGAATTGCCTCGCTGTGCTCACTCGGAGTGTGCAGGCGAATGTAATCGAGGTCCATGATCGATACGCCGGAAAGGTCGTAGACCGGAGGTGCAACGTCGGCCGACAAGGCCACATCGATGATGCGCAATTCTTTTGACTCAATAGCCAACACGGCTTTGGCAAGTTTGAAGTCGATCATGTGGCCGCTGCCTCCGCTGGCAGTCACGGTAAAGTCGCAGGCCGCCATGGTCTCGGCTAGCTCAGCCTTGGCAATCGGGGTTGCCCCGCGGCCTTCACTAAATTCTTCGGCGCGGCCGCTCGATGAGTAAACAAAAACCTGCGCAACGTTCTCGCGCTGCAAAGCGGCCACCACAACGCGGGCGTATGCACCCGTACCCATGACCAAAACCTTATTGCCCTCGATAGGGCCAAACTTTTCTTTGTGCAGTGCAAGGGCGGCTGTAAAAACTGAGCGCCCAGCTTCGCCGAGGCCGGTCTCGTTAGAAACCTTTTTTGCCACCTGAGCTGCAGACTGAAACAGCTTCTCGATCTCGGTTGAAGTGTGTGAATCTGCCTGGGCTACCTGCAGGCTGCGCTTTACCTGGCCGGCAATTTCGCCTTCGCCAACAATCATCGATTCAAGGCCTGAGGTTACCGAGTAGAGGTGTTGAACCGCTGCCGAACCGTAGCTAACGCGCAGCAGCTTGCTGCAGTAATCCCGGTCGAGGCCAGTAATTTCTGAAACCACACCGATTACATTCTCAACGGCGCTGTGAAACCGATCGGTGTCTAGGTAGACCTCAAAGCGGTTGCAAGTACCAATGGCAACGCCCCCGCTGATGCCGCTTTCTTCTTTTGAAATTGAAAAAAGTTTGCTGCGAATTGAATCGGTGTGACGTTCAAGATTTTCTAGTTCACTCAACGGGATGTCGTTGTAATTGGCGCCTAGCAATACGAGAGTCACAGGTAAATTCTAAGCGCCGAGTGATTGCCCCGGCCATGTAATGATTAATTGGTGAACCTACCTAGCGCGCACCCACTTGCCTCCGGAAAAACCTCAAACTCCCTACTGGTCAGGTCTTACCTGGGTGAGAAGACCGAGAGCAAAGCCATTTGGCTAATGCGTCAGGCCGGGCGTTCGCTACCGGAGTATCGCAAAGTGCGCGAGGGCGTTGCCATGTTGGACTCTTGCTTGCGACCAGAGCTAGCTGCTGAGATCACCATGCAGCCGGTCCGCCGCCACAAAGTGGACGCAGCTATTTTCTTTAGCGACATCGTGGTACCACTGAAACTAGCTGGAGTAAACGTTGAAATTGCCCCGGGCATTGGGCCGGTACTAGAAAACCCGATTCGCACCCGAGCCAACTTTGAGCGCCTTGAAGAGTTGGACCCGGCCAGCCTTGCACCGATTACCGAGGCGATCGGGTTGATTACCGCCGAGCTTGGCGAGACCCCACTGATTGGTTTTGGTGGCGCACCCTTCACCTTGGCGTCTTACCTAATTGAGGGCGGGCCGTCAAAAGAGTTGCCAGTTAGCCGCGCGATGATGGCCAACGACCCAGACCTGTGGAATGACATTTTGGCGTGGACTGCCCGGGTTACCGCAACCTTTATCCGTGGCCAGGTGTTGGCCGGTGCCAGTGCGCTGCAACTCTTTGACTCATGGGCCGGCCGACTGGGCCTCGAAGATTACAAAAAGTTTGCGGCGCCACATTCAAAGGCAGTCATGGATTCACTGCTTGACCTGCCGGTGTCTCGCGTTCACTTTGGGGTTCAGACCAAAGACCTACTTGCCGAAATGTATGGCGTTGGTGCAACTGTTATGGGTGTTGACTATGAGACTCCGCTTGACGAAGCCAACCGAATTCTTGGCGGAAAAGTGCCGCTTCAGGGAAACATTAACCCAGACTTCTTGTTCAAACCTTGGGCAGAGCTTGAGGCTCATGTTCGCGATGTTATTGCCCGAGGCGAGAGTGCGCCGGGTCACGTTGTGAACCTGGGTCACGGTGTTCCGCCAGAAACCGACCCAGACGTGATCACAAAAATGGTTGCCCTAGTCCACGGAGATATCTAGACCCAATGCCCAAAACCGCTGCAGTAGTTGGCGCCGGAATCGCAGGATTGGTTTCGGCTAAGCAACTAATTGAAGCTGGTTATCAGGTTGAAATCTTTGAAAGCAGCGGCCGAGTCGGCGGACTAATTGCGTCAGCCAACCTTGGTGGTCACCTCATCGACATCGGTGCTGAAGCTTTTGCCGTGGCAAAAAACACCGTTCCCGAGCTTTGCGCCGAATTGGGTATTGAGCAGCTGATAGTTTCGCCACAGCGCAGCGATGCCAGAATCCTCACCAGCGGCGGTGCCCACCTGATTCCTCACGGGGTACTCGGTATTCCGAGCAGCCTTGATGACCCAGCAGTTGTCGATGTGGTCGGAGCCGATGCCGTGGCGGCCGCAAAGATTCTTGATGCCCAACCGTGGGCGGCTGCCCCAGACATCACTATCGGTGCCCTGGTTGAGGCAAGGCTAGGTCGGGCATTTGTCGATAATTTCTTAACGCCGGTTATTGCCGGGGTCCATTCATCTGATGCCATGACTCTCGAGGCAGCCACGGTCGCGCCGGGCCTTTTGGCCAAGGCAGCGGAGCTTGGTTCACTAGTGGCGGCAGTCGGGGCAACCAGAAATTCTGCCGCCCGGCCAGGCGCTGCGGTGGCATCAATATCCGGTGGAATGCACAGGTTAGTAAGCGCACTTGAAAGCCATCTGATCAAAGCCGGTGCCAAGATTCACCTCAACCGTCCGGTGGAGTCCCTAGCTGAACTGGATGCTTTCGATCGAGTCGTTTTGGCTGCCGGAATTGAGGGTGCCGCGCACCTATTCGCCGACCTGGCGTCTATCCGCGGTGTTGATGCAGCGGTGGTTGCACTCTTGGTCGAGTCAGAGCAACTTAACGAGATGCCTCGAGGTAGCGGTGTTTTGGTGGCCGCCGACGTTGAGGGCATCAGTGCCAAGGCCGCCACACACGTCAACGCCAAGTGGGCTTGGGTCAATTCTGAGTTGCCGCCAAACCAGCACATTTTGCGTTTTTCATTTGGCCGCAATGGCATCCTGCCGGCTCACACAGATTCTCTCGCTGCGCTCGCCGAGGCGGATGCAGCCAAGATCTTCGGTGTCGAGGACATCCGGGTGGTTGAATCTGTGACTCAACTCTGGCCCAAAGCTTTGGTGCAACCCGGTCCGGGGCACTCGGTTATCGTCAAGCGGGTTAGAGCGGCGCTGGCCGCTGATGACCGTCTGGCAATCATCGGTGCTGGGCTCGGGGGAAACGGCATTACTGGAATTCTGAGCGAAGGAAGATGAACAACATGACTGAATCGACAACCCCAGCAGCCCGCCCAACGCCGGCCGAAATCAACGACACCATTCACTACACAACCTTTTTGGCGTATCAGCTAGACACTCGCGTGGCCGACGGTGCTTCGGCTAGCCGCAGCTACACCGCTTGGGTCGCTGAATGTGCCGCGGCCGGTGTGACGGTGCGTGGTGCCTATGACCTAACCGCCTTGCGTGCCGACGCAGCGCTGTTGCTTTGGCTGCACGCTGACACCGCCGAGCAACTGCAGCGGGCAACTCATGCCTTTGCCCGCACCGAGTTTGGTGCAAACTTCTCACCAACCTGGTCTGGAATGGGCATCCATCGCCCAGCCGAGTTCAACCGCTCACACGTGCCAGCTTTCATGCAGGGTTATGCACCAAAGACCTGGCTGTGCTTCTACCCATTCGTTCGTTCATACGAGTGGTACCTGTTGCCAGAGGCCGAGCGTTCAGAGATGCTTCGTGAGCACGGAATGGCTGGTCACACCTACAAGGGTGTTCAGAGCAACACGGTCTCGTCGTTCGCATTGGGTGACTACGAGTGGCTGCTTGCCCTTGAGTCAGAAGATCTTCACGAAATTGTCGACATGATGCGCACTTTGAGAAATACTGAGGCCCGCCGTCATGTTCGAGAAGAAGTACCGTTCTTCACCGGCAGCATTCTTGACGCAAACCTAATCGGAGAGACCTTCGCATGACCTACGACGCAATTCTTTTGACCTCATTCGGTGGCCCAGAAGGCCCTGACGAAGTTATGCCGTATCTTGAACGCGTAACTGCTGGCCGCGGTGTGCCTCGCGAGCGTCTTGAAGAGGTCTCTCACCACTACCTAGCTCTCGGTGGCGTTAGCCCAATCAACGAGCAGAACCGCGCGCTGTTGGCAGCCATGCGTAGCCACTTTCCGTCACGTGGCATCGACATTCCGATTTACTGGGGTAACCGCAACTCAGAGCCATACTTTGCCGATGTCCTGAAGCAGATGTATGAAGACGGCCACCGCAATGTTTTGGCTTGGGTAACTAGCGCCTACTCGTCTTACTCGGGTTGCCGTCAGTACCGTGAGAACCTTGCGGTTGCGCTCATCGAGACCGGCTTAGAGGGCAAATTGAACATCGATAAGGTGCGCCACTACTTTGACCACCCGGGTTTCATCACCCCAATTGCCGATGACCTAGCCACCCAAATCTCGGCAATGTATGACCAAGGTCTTGCCGCCGGTGACATCTCAATCATGTTTGCCACCCACTCAATTCCAACTGCGATGGGCGTTAGCTCGGGCCCTGAAGCCCGCCGTGAAGAATTTGCCGAGCTGGCCGGTGAGGGTGGAGCCTATGCGGCTCAGCACCTAGCCGCTGCCTCAGAGACCATGAAAAAGGTTGCCGAAAAAATCGGTGCTGAATTGCCTGCCTGGTCACTGGTTTACCAGTCACGATCAGGTTCACCATCGGTGCCTTGGCTAGAGCCAGATGTAAACGATGCCATCAACGCTGCAGCTGATGCCGG
This portion of the Rhodoluna limnophila genome encodes:
- the hemC gene encoding hydroxymethylbilane synthase, with protein sequence MPFAWSSASKSTAWPMPSRVLKLGTRASLLAKTQSGMIADQVLAATGLESQLVFIKTEGDNPASNLFAPKRPGVFVSSLRDALLAGEVDYIVHSFKDLPSAPLAGITLAAIPQREDYRDILISRDGLTLADLPAGSVVGTSSPRRAARVKHLRPDLEVKPIRGNIDTRLKKIDDGEFDATILAAAGLNRVGLRQGDSNFFTDDELLPAPAQGALAIECRSDDHELLAELHKINHAQTELLVSAERAVLRGISASCTTAIGAHAVIEGGLIQLTAELSDNDSDWHERISISIDAAEATLAKTRSLGLKVADQLMQTDLGLKLGTPREKSVLLVRSSDNKPDSDAFEAAGFNVISDAYLQISNFENPVGAGRMLDALVNAEPDTWLVITSINAVRYFAEQVGMVALQAAIANPNLRFAAIGERSAAEVKALGVGDVLLADAANAVSLSQSILVHNPKRVILPASSIAMKSLQDAVTFAGVDLVTDVVYTTETVTSEPRTAKALAQGDIDVLVLRSPSAARAVASFVTPKDLATLVLVTGNATLEQAKKLGFSNIALTNGTTPAALVEAASNRRTA
- the hemB gene encoding porphobilinogen synthase, whose translation is MSLIERPRRLRTTQAMRNLVAETTVVPSQLIYPTFIKEGLTEPKPIKGLPGVFQNTEASLLAKVDRAIAAGIGGIMIFGIPAERDELGSAACEPNGILNRAVAAVRKHAGDKLVVVADLCLDEFTSHGHCGVLDDHGNVDNDATLVAYGRMAVELAKAGAHMLGASGMMDGQVGYVRQQLDEAGYTDVSILAYSAKYASAFYGPFRDAVESELDGDRRTYQQDPRNFIESMREVRLDVEQGADIVMVKPALAYLDVIRETAQSVDVPVAAYLVSGEMAMIELAAEQGLIDRERAILEAVASVRRAGANVICTYWALELAEMFYARKTL
- a CDS encoding protoporphyrinogen/coproporphyrinogen oxidase, coding for MPKTAAVVGAGIAGLVSAKQLIEAGYQVEIFESSGRVGGLIASANLGGHLIDIGAEAFAVAKNTVPELCAELGIEQLIVSPQRSDARILTSGGAHLIPHGVLGIPSSLDDPAVVDVVGADAVAAAKILDAQPWAAAPDITIGALVEARLGRAFVDNFLTPVIAGVHSSDAMTLEAATVAPGLLAKAAELGSLVAAVGATRNSAARPGAAVASISGGMHRLVSALESHLIKAGAKIHLNRPVESLAELDAFDRVVLAAGIEGAAHLFADLASIRGVDAAVVALLVESEQLNEMPRGSGVLVAADVEGISAKAATHVNAKWAWVNSELPPNQHILRFSFGRNGILPAHTDSLAALAEADAAKIFGVEDIRVVESVTQLWPKALVQPGPGHSVIVKRVRAALAADDRLAIIGAGLGGNGITGILSEGR
- the hemQ gene encoding hydrogen peroxide-dependent heme synthase, with the protein product MTESTTPAARPTPAEINDTIHYTTFLAYQLDTRVADGASASRSYTAWVAECAAAGVTVRGAYDLTALRADAALLLWLHADTAEQLQRATHAFARTEFGANFSPTWSGMGIHRPAEFNRSHVPAFMQGYAPKTWLCFYPFVRSYEWYLLPEAERSEMLREHGMAGHTYKGVQSNTVSSFALGDYEWLLALESEDLHEIVDMMRTLRNTEARRHVREEVPFFTGSILDANLIGETFA
- a CDS encoding glutamyl-tRNA reductase, with product MTLVLLGANYNDIPLSELENLERHTDSIRSKLFSISKEESGISGGVAIGTCNRFEVYLDTDRFHSAVENVIGVVSEITGLDRDYCSKLLRVSYGSAAVQHLYSVTSGLESMIVGEGEIAGQVKRSLQVAQADSHTSTEIEKLFQSAAQVAKKVSNETGLGEAGRSVFTAALALHKEKFGPIEGNKVLVMGTGAYARVVVAALQRENVAQVFVYSSSGRAEEFSEGRGATPIAKAELAETMAACDFTVTASGGSGHMIDFKLAKAVLAIESKELRIIDVALSADVAPPVYDLSGVSIMDLDYIRLHTPSEHSEAILRAQEIVRHQVSDFENEAIARAADPMVVAMRKHIAQLIEEEVERVRNKSGDEMAEEVHRSLKRVTSTFMHVPTLAAKTSAKEGNEKQFIDALRMVFGIEINRVADAK
- a CDS encoding ferrochelatase; the encoded protein is MTYDAILLTSFGGPEGPDEVMPYLERVTAGRGVPRERLEEVSHHYLALGGVSPINEQNRALLAAMRSHFPSRGIDIPIYWGNRNSEPYFADVLKQMYEDGHRNVLAWVTSAYSSYSGCRQYRENLAVALIETGLEGKLNIDKVRHYFDHPGFITPIADDLATQISAMYDQGLAAGDISIMFATHSIPTAMGVSSGPEARREEFAELAGEGGAYAAQHLAAASETMKKVAEKIGAELPAWSLVYQSRSGSPSVPWLEPDVNDAINAAADAGTKGVIIVPIGFVSDHVEVIWDLDNEAKETAEERELKFARVVTSGVAPEFVDGIADLILERQAGAEKKALSKLGPWVDACAVGCCPNLRKELPVIAEAV
- the hemE gene encoding uroporphyrinogen decarboxylase — encoded protein: MNLPSAHPLASGKTSNSLLVRSYLGEKTESKAIWLMRQAGRSLPEYRKVREGVAMLDSCLRPELAAEITMQPVRRHKVDAAIFFSDIVVPLKLAGVNVEIAPGIGPVLENPIRTRANFERLEELDPASLAPITEAIGLITAELGETPLIGFGGAPFTLASYLIEGGPSKELPVSRAMMANDPDLWNDILAWTARVTATFIRGQVLAGASALQLFDSWAGRLGLEDYKKFAAPHSKAVMDSLLDLPVSRVHFGVQTKDLLAEMYGVGATVMGVDYETPLDEANRILGGKVPLQGNINPDFLFKPWAELEAHVRDVIARGESAPGHVVNLGHGVPPETDPDVITKMVALVHGDI